The DNA window CACGGCTCGCTCACCATCAAGTTGGGACCCGGCAACAAGGTTCAAGACGTCCAGTTCCATGTGAACTCGACGAGGTTCTTTGAGAAGTTCCTTGAGGGCAGGCCGATGGAGGAGGCTCCGCGGATAGCCCCACGGATATGTGGCATCTGTCCGATACCGCACCATCTTGCCAGTGTGAAGGCTGTCGAGGCGGCATGGGGTGTCACTCCTCCGCCTGCGGCTGTGAAACTGCGCAGACTGCTCATCGAGGCCAAGCAGTTGTCCTCTCATGCCATCCACTTCTATGCCCTTGCAGCACCCGACTTTGTGTTCGGGCCCTTTGCAGACCCCTCCGTCAGGAACGTCGCCGCGGTATTGAAACACCTCCCCGGTGTGGCTGTGCAGGCCATCAAGCTGATGGAGTTCGGGCAGGAGTTGTGCAGGGACATTGGTGCAAAGGCGGTGCATCCGGTGACCGGCATCCCGGGAGGTATGCTGTCGCCCTTCTCCGAGGAGGACAGGGACAAGTGGCTCAAGGCGGTACCTGAGATGCTGGAGAACATCCAGAAGACGGTGGACCTTGCAAAGACTGTGGTGAACGCCTACATCGATGTGATAACGAAGGTGGCGGTCACGCCGACCTACTACATCGGACTGACAGACAAGGGCGTCCTCGACATCTATGACGGCACTGTGAGAGTGATGAGCCCTGAGGGCAAGGTCGTCGCCGAGTTTGAACCGAAGGACTACACGCAGTTCTACGGAGAGCACGTCCCGGACCACTCGTATGCCACACACATCTACTACAAGCCTGCGGGCTATCCGGCGGGCATATGGAGAGCCAACTGTCTGGCCAGATGCAACGTGGCTGACAGGATGGCCACACCAATGGCACAGGCAGCACTCGAAGAGATGCGACAGCTGATCGGACGACCCTCACATCACACATTTGCATATCACTATGCTCGTGTGGTGGAGATGGTCCAGGCTGCCGAGTGGATCAAGAAGTTACTGGAGGACCCTGACATCGTCAGCACGGATGTGAAGCTGAGCGATGTCGAGCCCAGAGCCGGTGACGGCGTGGGCATTGTGGAGGCTCCCAGAGGCACGCTTCTGCACAACTACGAGAGCGACGACAAGGGCATGATAGTGAGGGCCAACCTTGTGGTTGCGACCAACAACAACATCGCTGGGATAGAGAAGTCCCTGATGGATGCGGCCCGACTCATCTTTGAGAAGGACGGTCTCAAGGGCCTCAAACTCCCCGAGCCACTAGTCAAGACATAGTAGTACAGCATGGTGAATATGATGACAGACGAAATACCTGAAGGCCTGCTCAACCTCCTCGAGATGGTTGTGCGGTGCTACGACTGCTGACTCTCATGCGGTGCCCACCTCGTCATAGTGGATGAGGAGGACCGCGTGATTGTCGAGAGGGAGCTTGTGACCGGCGGCGAATGAAGGCGCGGCCCAAAACACTGGCCTGCGCTGGACAACCCCGCAAGGGCTGCCGGTGAAGCTCTTCTCTCCTCTTTTCTTTGCTTGCGGCCTGTGTGTAGGTTTCTGATAGTGCGCAGCAGTCAACCTAACCACATCGTCCGCAAGCAGTCTACCTTGCGTTCAGTGTCAATCACGCATCTTGTGCTGAGCGCATGTCCAGTATGGGGACTCAGTGAGCTGGAATGCACCCTGATACGTATCAGTATGTCATAAATGGAGGTATTGCATAGGTAATCCTCAGTGGACTGGAGTTCCACATGCGGTCAGGTGATGATATTGGCTTTCGGTCTGATAAACTACGGTTTCGCGATTGTGCTGCTCTGTGCACTTGCTTGTCTTGCTGCACTGTTGAGGAGATACATCATGCAGCGCAACAATCTGACACTAGTGTTCTCAGTGTTCATGACAGGATACGCGACCACTGCAGCAACCTACACTTTCAGAGGGTTCTACAGTGTTGGAGAGCCCATGGAACTGCTGCTCTGGATAATCCAGAACTACATGTACATCGTAATGGTCGTTCCACTGGCCCTCTTCCTGATTTATCCTCTCTTGCAACAGAGAAAGGGTCAGAAGTCGTACTGGAGCGTCATGGGGCTTGTCGTTGTGATACTCATTGTCGCAGTGTTCAATGCACTGATGATCCAGCTCTCAGCCATCGAGTACACGTACACGGACAACTATGGTCTTCCGCATTACGCCCTGGAGTTTCCAGTTGGCTCCGGGAGTCACCTAGTGTACTATCTGACACTCATTCTTGATGTGGCAGTGTCTACCATCTCTCTTGTCCTACTAGCAATCAGCTACAAGAGGGAGGCCGATCCGTTCTACAAGCGCAAGTCCCTGCTCTTGGTGGTCGGCTGGACGATTGCAACATATGGTCAGCTGCTCCTGCTCGGCCCTTCACTTGCAATCTTCAATCCCTTCACCAGTGTGGCGGCTGCTCTGCTAGTGGCGGCAGGTGTCCTGATGTCAAAGAAGGCCTAGATCTGTTAGATAGTCGTCTGAGGTGAGGTCATGTCCCCTGCTGTCGTGAAGGTTGCAATGGTGGGTTCCGGCGGCGCAGGCAAGACGACAATTGCATCGAGACTGGTCACTGGTCAGTTTGTAGAGACCATGATGACAATCGGTGTCAGCATCCAGACGTGGTCTATTGAGAGCGAGGCACATGACAGCAAGGTCGTTGCGTGCGTGTTTGATCTGGGTGGTCAGCAGCAATTCAGGTTCTTCCAGTCCTCCCTACTGATAGGCACTCAGGTGGTCCTGATTGTTGTTGACCTCACCCGTTTTTCGTCACTAATGGAAGTTGACAACTGGATACCCATGATTCTACATGTTCCTCGGGAGCGTTGGATCATTGTTGCAAACAAGGCAGACGAGGAGTGTGGGGTGAAGGAAGAAGACATCAGGGAGAAGGCTCAGGAGCTGGGCGTGCCATACGTGATAGTAAGCGCGAAGACTGGACAGGGATTCGATGCATTAGCGGCTATGGCAACCAAGATAATCCTCTCGTCAGTAGACCAATGAGAACGGAAGATTGTTTAGTTGGAAACGCATTACTCTAGGATGTACAGATTGCCGAGGGTGTTAGATTGGCAGAAAAGTCATCCCGTCAAGCGCTGGTGTTCTGTGAGAGATGCCAGCAGAACATCACACTCACGGTCACTGATGATGACCTGAAGCGTAGCCAGGGTGGCATCTTCACTCTTCTGTCGGTTCATGGCGATCCTCAACATGCCCTTGTGGCTTACATAGACTCCCGCCTCATGGTTCGTGATGTTGAGTACCCCGCATCATTGCATATCCGAGCCGACTTTGCTCCTCAGCCTGCCAGGACACAGGCCGGAGAAGGGGCCATCGCACTCACATCTCTGGTCGATGCATTCGGGCCAAAGCGGAAGGATGGGATGAAGGCATTGGCTCATTGTGTGGCGCAGCTCATCCTAGGTAACACGGTTGTGCTCGTTCACGATGACAAGGTTGTGGGATCTTCTGTGCAGGTGACTCTAAAGGGTCTGCTGGGTGGACAGAATGTCAGTCTTCGACTCATCGCTCACAGTGAAGTTGCGGGTCAAGATCTTGCGGGTGCATGTGTCTTCGACCTCCAACAGGTACGCATGATGCAGTCCGGTCGAGTGCTCGACGCAAAGCACTTTGAACAGCTTATCAAAGAGGCTCTTGAAGAGGACAATGGACTCTTCAGGCTCAGGAACAACCTGAGTAAGGTCTTCTATTCCTATGGGCAACTGAAAGAGATCATGCCTCGAGTGCGCGACAAGATACTGGACACCGCTCTGGCCAAAGAGATATCGATTGAGCTCTCTCTCATACCTCTTCTGCTTGAGATGGCGGAGAGTCAGGGCTATGACTTCAAGCGCAGAGTGGAGAAAGACGCTCTGGCACACGCGATTCGCAGCATATGACATCAGCCGACCAAAGGCTATTATACTCGCAAGAGGACGTATTCTGACAAGATGAAACTTGAGAGGATTAGGACTCTTGCCAGTCTAGTGGTGTCCCTCACCTTCATGGCACTCCTCTTGGTCACCGGAGCCGCTGTACTGTCAGGTGACGCATGGATTGTGC is part of the Candidatus Thorarchaeota archaeon genome and encodes:
- a CDS encoding Ni/Fe hydrogenase subunit alpha, whose translation is HGSLTIKLGPGNKVQDVQFHVNSTRFFEKFLEGRPMEEAPRIAPRICGICPIPHHLASVKAVEAAWGVTPPPAAVKLRRLLIEAKQLSSHAIHFYALAAPDFVFGPFADPSVRNVAAVLKHLPGVAVQAIKLMEFGQELCRDIGAKAVHPVTGIPGGMLSPFSEEDRDKWLKAVPEMLENIQKTVDLAKTVVNAYIDVITKVAVTPTYYIGLTDKGVLDIYDGTVRVMSPEGKVVAEFEPKDYTQFYGEHVPDHSYATHIYYKPAGYPAGIWRANCLARCNVADRMATPMAQAALEEMRQLIGRPSHHTFAYHYARVVEMVQAAEWIKKLLEDPDIVSTDVKLSDVEPRAGDGVGIVEAPRGTLLHNYESDDKGMIVRANLVVATNNNIAGIEKSLMDAARLIFEKDGLKGLKLPEPLVKT
- a CDS encoding GTP-binding protein; this translates as MSPAVVKVAMVGSGGAGKTTIASRLVTGQFVETMMTIGVSIQTWSIESEAHDSKVVACVFDLGGQQQFRFFQSSLLIGTQVVLIVVDLTRFSSLMEVDNWIPMILHVPRERWIIVANKADEECGVKEEDIREKAQELGVPYVIVSAKTGQGFDALAAMATKIILSSVDQ